TGACGTGGCGTCCGCGGGTGCGTTGTGGCTTGTCGCGCAGTTCCCCGCGCCCCTTCGGGACGTGCCCGGAGCGCCGATCATCTGGTACAGGGTTCCCGCGAACAGGTCCGCCTCGTGGTCCGCCAGCAGGATGCGGGCCCTGACCTGGTGCAGGGCGATCTCTTCCAGGCGCGTCTCGCCCCACGTCGCGTTCGACGGGGCGTAGCGGGCCAGGCGGTCCGCCACTGCCGTGGCATCGGCGGGGTGTTCCGCCACCAGGGCCGTCAGGCGGCCCGGCCGGATCCGTACGCCCGACTCGGGGTCGTACAGGACCGCGGGTTCGGACGGGGCGTCCCGGGTGCCGGTGTCCGCCATCGGCTCCAGGCGCAGGAAGTGGACGACCCGTCGTGCGCACACCAGGCCGCGGCTGATCTGGTAGCCGCACTCGACCCAGAAGGACACCGGGCCCACCAGGACCGCCACATAGCCGTAGACCGACACCAGCTCGCCCACGGTGATGTGGCCCCGCGCGGCCAGGCGGGCCGCGAGCCAGGTCACCACGGCCAGAAACAGGGTGGGCAGGCCGATGCCGAGGGCCTGGACCCAGCTGGTCACCGCGCCGACCCGGTAGCCCTGTTCGCGCAGCCGCTGGGAGTCCCGGCGGAAGGCGTCCGAGACCAGGTCCTTGCCGCCCAGGCCGGCGAGGACCCGCAGGCCGCCGGCGAGGTCGCCGATGCGGGCGGTCAGCACGCCCTGCCGTTCGCGATACTCCGCCTCCGAACCCTGCAACCGGCCGAGCAGCGGGCCGACCAGCAGGACGATGACCGGGATGCCGAGCAGGACGACCGCGGCGATCAGCGGAGAGACCGAGATCAGCAGGGCCGCGACCACCAGATAGGCCACGACCGCGCCGACCCCGGGGCCGACGACCGTCAGGGACTGGCTGATCGTCTGGACGTCACCCACACCGATCGTGACGACCTCGCCAGCGCCCATCTGCCGCGACAGCGAGGAGCCGAGCCGCACCGCCTGGCCGACGACGACCTTCACCGTGCGGAAGTTGGCGTCCATACGGACCCGGGTCATCGTGCGGTGCCGCATGATGCTCAGCCAGGCGTTGAACGCCCCGACCACGAACAGCGCGCCGCTCCAGAACGCCAGCGCGCCCATGTCGCCGGGCTCCAGGCCGTCGTCGATCGCCCGGGACATCAGGTACGGCGTCGCCGCCAGCAGCACCATCCACACGCTGCCGAACATCGCCCCGGCGGCGCACCGCCCGGGCTGCCGGGTGACCAGCCACCACAGGTAGCGGGCGCCGCCGCGCCGGTCGGGTGTGCCGGGGTCCTCGTACGCGTCGATCATCCGCCCGCCCTCTGCCGCCGCCGTCCTACGCCAGACTGTCCCGCCAGGCCCGGTGCAGATCCGCGAACCTGCCCGTGCCTTCGATGAGTTCGGCCGGTTCGCCGTCCTCCACGATCCGGCCGTGCTCCATCACCAGGACCCGGTCCGCGATCTCGACGGTCGACAGCCGGTGCGCGATGACCACGGCCGTACGGCCCTTCAGCACGGTCGTCATGGCCCGCTGCACCGCACGCTCCCCGGGGATGTCCAGCGAGCTGGTCGCCTCGTCGAGGATCAGCACGGCCGGGTCGGCCAGCAAGGCCCGGGCGAACGCCACCAGTTGCCGCTGCCCGGCGGAGATGCGGCCGCCCCGTTTGCGTACGTCGGTGTCGTAGCCGTCGGGCAGGGCGCTGATGAAGTCGTGCGCGCCGATCTCCTTCGCCGCCTGCTCGATCTCCTCTCGGGTGGCGTCCGGGCGGCCGATCGCGATGTTGTCGGCGACCGTGCCGGAGAACAGGAACGCCTCCTGCGTCACCATGACCACCCCGCGGCGCAGCTCGGGCACGGCCAGGTCGCGCAGGTCGACGCCGTCCAGCAGCACCCGGCCGTCGGAGGGGTCGTAGAACCGGGCCAGCAGCTTGGCCAGCGTCGACTTGCCGGCGCCTGTGGAGCCCACGACCGCGACTGTCTGCCCGGCCGGGAGGGTGAGGTCGAACGTGGGCAGGACCTCGCCGCCGGTGCGGTAGGCGAAGCGGACGCCGTCGAAGACCACTTCGCGGCCGGGGTGTTCGCTCTCGAGCGGCGGGAGCTGCCGGGGAGCGGCCGGCTCGGGGACCGACGGGGTCTGGGCGAGCAGGCCGGCGATCTTCTCCAGGGAGGCCGCCGCCGACTGGTAGGAGTTCAGGAACATCCCGAGCCGGTCGATCGGGTCGTACAGCCGCCGCAGGTACAGCACGGCCGCCGCCAGCACACCGAGGGCCAGTGTGCCGTCCGCGACCCGGTGGGCGCCCCACAGCACGATCGCCGCGACCGCCATGTTGGCGACCAGCCGCGAGCCGGTGACGTAGCGGGCCATTTCCAGCAGCGCGTCGCCGTTGACGCGTTCGTGCCGCCGGTTGAGCACGCCGAAGTCCGCGTCGTTGGCGGCCTCGCGGCGGAAGGCGCGCACGGGCCGGATGCCGTTCATCGTCTCGACGAACTTGACGATGACGGCCGCGATCGCGGTCGACCGTGCCCGGTACACCCGGCCGGCCCGCCGCTGGTACCACCGCACGAGGGCGTAGAGCGGCACCAGGGACGCCACCGCCACGCCCCCGAGGCCCAGGTCGAGCCAGAGCAGCATCGCCGAGATGTAGACGAAGGAGAGGATGACCGTCACGAGTTCCTGGAGGCCCTCGTCCAGCAGTTCGCGCAGCGACTCCACGTCGGCCGTGGAGCGGGAGATGAGCCGGCCCGAGGTGTAGCGCTCGTGGAAGTCGACGCTCAGCGCCTGCGCGTGGCGAAAGATCCGGCCGCGCAGATCGAGCAGCACGTCCTGGCTGACCCGGGCCGCGGCACCGACGAAGGCGAACTGCAGCCCGCCCGCGGCCAGCGCGCACGCCAGGTAGCCGGCACCCACCGCGATCAGCGGCCCGTGGTCCTGCGAGCGGAACGCCGGTACGGCACGGTCGATGGCGTACGCCACGAGCAGCGGGCCCGCCTGCACGACCGCCTGCTGGAGCAGCAGCAGAATCGTCGTGACCGCGACCCGGGCCTTCAGGGGCGCGAGCAGGGAGCGCAGCAGGGCTCCGGTGGCACCCGGCGGCGTGGGCAGGACGTCCCGGTCGAAGGGGTCGCCGGTGGCGGCGGGCAGGTCGCCGGGTCGCCCGTCGGGTTTGTTGCCGGCCGGTGCGCTGGTGGCCGCCGTCATCGTGCGCCCTCCTCTTCCCCTGACATCAGATGCGCGTACTCGGCGTTCGTCCGCAGCAGTTCGTGGTGGGTGCCGACCGCGGCGATCCGGCCCCCGGACAGCAGCGCGACGCGGTCGGCGAGCAGCACGGTCGAGGGGCGGTGCGCCACGATCAGGGCGGTGGTGTCCGCGAGGACCTGCCGCAGGGCGGCCTCCACGGCGGCCTCGGTGTGCACGTCCAGGGCCGACAGCGGGTCGTCCAGGACGAGGAACTCCGGTTGCCCGACGACGGCCCGGGCGAGCGCGAGGCGCTGGCGCTGACCGCCGGAGAGGCTCAGGCCCTGCTCGCCCACCTGGGTGTCCGTCCCCTGGGGCAGGGCGTGCACGAAGTCGGCCTGGGCGACGGCGAGCGCACGCTCCAGGTCGGCCGCGCCGGCGGTGTCCTTCGCCCCCATGAGAACGTTGTCGCCGACCGCGGCCGAGAACAGGGTGGGCTCCTCGAACGCCACGGCGACCTTGGCGCGCAGCGCGTCCCTGGACAGGTCCGTGATGTCGACGCCGTCGAGGGTGATGCGGCCCGAGGTCAGCTCGTAGAGGCGGGGGACGAGCGCGGTGAGGGTGGTCTTGCCGCTGCCGGTGGCGCCGACCAGGGCCATGGACTCGCCCGGGCGGATGTGCAGGTCGATGTGCTGGAGGACGGGCGGGGTGCCGGGCGGGGCGTCGGGGTAGCGGAACCGGACGTCGTGGAAGCGGAGCCCTCTGTCTCCCGGCTGCTTCGCACCGGCACGCGCGCCTGAGGGGGAAGCTCCCTCCACCTCCTCGTCCATCACCTCGAAGTACCGCTCCGTCGCCGTCGCCGCCTCCTGGCTCATCGCCAGCAGGAACCCGATCGACTCCACCGGCCACCGCAGCGCCAGCGCCGTCGACAGGAACGCCACCAGCGTCCCCGCCGACAGGACACCGTCGGCCACCTGGACGACCCCCACCACCAGCGCCGCCCCGATCGCCACCTCCGGCAGCGTCACGATGACGCCCCAGATCGTGGCCAGCAGCCGCGCCTTGCGCAGTTCCGTGCCGCGCAGCGTCCTCGACAGGTCGCGGAACGTCCGTGCCTGGCTCCGGTGGTGGCCGAAGCCCTTGATGATGCGGATGCCCAGCACGCTCTCCTCGACGACCGTCGTCAGGTCGCCGACCTGGTCCTGGGCGCGCCGGGCCAGCAGCGCGTAACGCTTCTCGAAGATCACGCAGGTGACCAGGACGGGCACGGCGGGCCCGAGGATGACCAGCCCCAGCGTCCAGTCCTGAAGCAGCATGATGATCACGCCGACGAGGATCGTCACCCCGTTGACCAGGAGGAACGTCAGCGGGAAGGCGAGGAACATGCGCAGCAGCATCAGGTCCGTCATCCCCCGGGACAGCAGCTGCCCCGAGGCCCACCGGTCGTGGAAGGCCACCGGCAGCCGCTGGAGGTGGCGGTACAGAGCCGCCCGCATCGACGCCTCGACGTGCGAGAGCGGCCGGGCCACCAGCCACCGCCGCAGGCCGAAGAGCAGGGCCTCCGTGAAACCGAGCAGCAGCAGGCACAGCGCGCCGAGCCACACCCCCGCCGGGTCCCGGCCGGCGATCGGCCCGTCCACCATCCACTTCAGGACGAGCGGGATCACCAGGCCCACGCAGGAGGCGAGTATCGCGACGAACGCGGCGCTGAACAGCCGCGCCCGCACGGGCCGCACGTACGGCCACAGGCGCAGCAGCGTACGGACGGCGGAACGGTCCTGGGCGGGGGCGGGTGTCGTGGCCATCAGCAGCGAGCCTACGGATCGCCACTGACACTGCCCACC
This is a stretch of genomic DNA from Streptomyces hawaiiensis. It encodes these proteins:
- a CDS encoding ABC transporter transmembrane domain-containing protein, producing MIDAYEDPGTPDRRGGARYLWWLVTRQPGRCAAGAMFGSVWMVLLAATPYLMSRAIDDGLEPGDMGALAFWSGALFVVGAFNAWLSIMRHRTMTRVRMDANFRTVKVVVGQAVRLGSSLSRQMGAGEVVTIGVGDVQTISQSLTVVGPGVGAVVAYLVVAALLISVSPLIAAVVLLGIPVIVLLVGPLLGRLQGSEAEYRERQGVLTARIGDLAGGLRVLAGLGGKDLVSDAFRRDSQRLREQGYRVGAVTSWVQALGIGLPTLFLAVVTWLAARLAARGHITVGELVSVYGYVAVLVGPVSFWVECGYQISRGLVCARRVVHFLRLEPMADTGTRDAPSEPAVLYDPESGVRIRPGRLTALVAEHPADATAVADRLARYAPSNATWGETRLEEIALHQVRARILLADHEADLFAGTLYQMIGAPGTSRRGAGNCATSHNAPADATSPHPATRTALHTAAAEDIVQALPDGLNSLMSAQARNLSGGQRQRIRLARALLADPEILLAIEPTSALDAHTEATVAARLGTARQGRTTVVTTTSPLVLDHTDTVHFLKDGKVVATGTHHELLDTTPGYRTVVARDTGETGETGDIEEPEEALG
- a CDS encoding ABC transporter ATP-binding protein, whose translation is MTAATSAPAGNKPDGRPGDLPAATGDPFDRDVLPTPPGATGALLRSLLAPLKARVAVTTILLLLQQAVVQAGPLLVAYAIDRAVPAFRSQDHGPLIAVGAGYLACALAAGGLQFAFVGAAARVSQDVLLDLRGRIFRHAQALSVDFHERYTSGRLISRSTADVESLRELLDEGLQELVTVILSFVYISAMLLWLDLGLGGVAVASLVPLYALVRWYQRRAGRVYRARSTAIAAVIVKFVETMNGIRPVRAFRREAANDADFGVLNRRHERVNGDALLEMARYVTGSRLVANMAVAAIVLWGAHRVADGTLALGVLAAAVLYLRRLYDPIDRLGMFLNSYQSAAASLEKIAGLLAQTPSVPEPAAPRQLPPLESEHPGREVVFDGVRFAYRTGGEVLPTFDLTLPAGQTVAVVGSTGAGKSTLAKLLARFYDPSDGRVLLDGVDLRDLAVPELRRGVVMVTQEAFLFSGTVADNIAIGRPDATREEIEQAAKEIGAHDFISALPDGYDTDVRKRGGRISAGQRQLVAFARALLADPAVLILDEATSSLDIPGERAVQRAMTTVLKGRTAVVIAHRLSTVEIADRVLVMEHGRIVEDGEPAELIEGTGRFADLHRAWRDSLA
- a CDS encoding ABC transporter ATP-binding protein, whose amino-acid sequence is MATTPAPAQDRSAVRTLLRLWPYVRPVRARLFSAAFVAILASCVGLVIPLVLKWMVDGPIAGRDPAGVWLGALCLLLLGFTEALLFGLRRWLVARPLSHVEASMRAALYRHLQRLPVAFHDRWASGQLLSRGMTDLMLLRMFLAFPLTFLLVNGVTILVGVIIMLLQDWTLGLVILGPAVPVLVTCVIFEKRYALLARRAQDQVGDLTTVVEESVLGIRIIKGFGHHRSQARTFRDLSRTLRGTELRKARLLATIWGVIVTLPEVAIGAALVVGVVQVADGVLSAGTLVAFLSTALALRWPVESIGFLLAMSQEAATATERYFEVMDEEVEGASPSGARAGAKQPGDRGLRFHDVRFRYPDAPPGTPPVLQHIDLHIRPGESMALVGATGSGKTTLTALVPRLYELTSGRITLDGVDITDLSRDALRAKVAVAFEEPTLFSAAVGDNVLMGAKDTAGAADLERALAVAQADFVHALPQGTDTQVGEQGLSLSGGQRQRLALARAVVGQPEFLVLDDPLSALDVHTEAAVEAALRQVLADTTALIVAHRPSTVLLADRVALLSGGRIAAVGTHHELLRTNAEYAHLMSGEEEGAR